In Aedes albopictus strain Foshan chromosome 3, AalbF5, whole genome shotgun sequence, the following are encoded in one genomic region:
- the LOC109419256 gene encoding 2-oxoisovalerate dehydrogenase subunit alpha, mitochondrial → MSLMNTARQLARFTGRKQLLAQCLATRLVHTETQNSAASGSERAKFPGAQAAFVDKPLMSLPENSEPIPIYRAMNADGMIEDPSQDPNLSRETVQKMFRDMVMLNTMDKILYESQRQGRISFYMTNFGEEASHIGSAAALSPEDWVYGQYREAGVLVWRGFTISDFINQCYGNREDEGKGRQMPVHYGSKKLNFVTISSPLGTQIPQAVGAAYAFKRQPNNDRCVITYFGEGAASEGDAHAAFNFAATLDCPVILFCRNNGFAISTPSKEQYRGDGIAGRAAGYGIAALRFDGTDIFAVYNATKQARDYVLKNNKPIVLEAMQYRIGHHSTSDDSTAYRSADELEIWNTVEHPISKLKNYMKHRDWFNEEEEEKHVKAIRKQVLAQINQSEKIPKPDWREVFQDVYHEMPTHLKEQMKQMEEHVEKFKEHYPLKDFKN, encoded by the exons ATGTCCCTAATGAACACCGCTCGACAGTTGGCACGGTTTACCGGCCGGAAGCAGTTACTAGCCCAG TGCCTGGCAACAAGATTGGTTCATACTGAAACGCAAAACTCCGCGGCAAGCGGTAGCGAGCGTGCTAAATTTCCAGGAGCGCAAGCCGCCTTTGTAGACAAACCACTAATGTCGCTACCGGAAAACTCCGAACCAATCCCTATCTACCGGGCAATGAATGCCGATGGAATGATTGAGGATCCTTCACAGGATCCTAACCTAAGTCGTGAGACGGTTCAGAAGATGTTCCGTGACATGGTGATGCTGAACACCATGGATAAGATTCTCTACGAGTCTCAACGCCAGGGTAGAATTTCGTTCTACATGACGAACTTCGGCGAAGAGGCCAGCCATATCGGAAGTGCTGCCGCTCTGAGCCCCGAAGATTGGGTGTACGGACAGTATCGGGAAGCCGGTGTGTTAGTTTGGCGTGGATTTACGATCTCGGACTTTATCAACCAGTGTTACGGTAACCGAGAAGACGAAGGCAAAGGTCGTCAGATGCCGGTGCACTACGGGTCAAAGAAGCTGAACTTTGTAACGATCTCGTCACCGTTGGGAACTCAGATTCCTCAAGCGGTTGGCGCGGCCTATGCTTTTAAGCGCCAACCGAATAACGATCGATGCGTGATCACCTACTTCGGAGAAGGTGCCGCTTCGGAAGGAGATGCCCACGCAGCTTTCAACTTCGCTGCCACGCTGGATTGTCCGGTAATTTTGTTCTGCCGTAACAACGGGTTTGCAATTTCAACTCCATCGAAAGAACAGTATCGAGGAGATGGTATCGCTGGACGTGCTGCAGGCTACGGAATTGCAGCACTACGATTCGATGGAACGGACATATTCGCAGTGTACAACGCTACCAAACAGGCGCGAGATTACGTGTTGAAGAACAACAAGCCTATTGTTCTGGAAGCGATGCAGTACCGTATCGGGCATCATTCGACTTCGGACGACAGTACGGCTTATCGTTCGGCCGATGAGCTTGAAATCTGGAACACCGTTGAACATCCCATCTCGAAGCTCAAAAACTACATGAAGCATCGCGATTGGTTCAACGAAGAAGAGGAAGAGAAACACGTCAAAGCGATTCGCAAACAGGTGCTCGCACAAATCAACCAATCGGAGAAGATTCCGAAACCAGACTGGCGCGAGGTGTTCCAGGATGTGTACCACGAGATGCCGACCCACTTGAAGGAGCAGATGAAACAGATGGAGGAACACGTAGAAAAGTTCAAAGAACACTATCCGCTGAAGGATTTCAAAAACTGA
- the LOC109427331 gene encoding acylphosphatase-2 isoform X2, translating into MRQRRLIGARFSMFVCAAFLVCYVFLTVPIVATDDESASDRKGPLSEMAGKLFACDFEVFGIVQGVFFRKYTQKQATSLGLKGWCMNTRDGTVKGQMEGEAKPMNEMKHWLQTKGSPTSRIDKAVFSEMKEIAKYSFNDYSIKR; encoded by the exons atgcgACAACGCAGGCTCATAGGTGCTAGGTTTTCTATGTTTGTTTGCGCTGCCTTTTTGGTTTGTTATGTTTTTCTGACCGTGCCAATCGTAGCAACCGACGACG AAAGCGCTTCCGACCGGAAAGGTCCTCTGTCCGAAATGGCCGGTAAATTGTTCGCGTGTGACTTCGAAGTCTTTGGGATTGTACAAG gggttttcttcagaaag TACACGCAAAAGCAGGCTACAAGCTTGGGGCTGAAGGGTTGGTGCATGAATACCCGTGACGGAACCGTCAAAGGGCAAATGGAAGGGGAGGCGAAACCCATGAATGAAAT GAAGCATTGGCTGCAAACGAAAGGAAGTCCCACCAGTCGAATTGATAAGGCTGTGTTTAGTGAAATGAAAGAAATTGCCAAATACTCCTTCAATGACTATTCTATCAAACGCTGA
- the LOC109427331 gene encoding acylphosphatase-2 isoform X1: MRQRRLIGARFSMFVCAAFLVCYVFLTVPIVATDDGVCRNDGCSCLESDRCLFIPESASDRKGPLSEMAGKLFACDFEVFGIVQGVFFRKYTQKQATSLGLKGWCMNTRDGTVKGQMEGEAKPMNEMKHWLQTKGSPTSRIDKAVFSEMKEIAKYSFNDYSIKR, from the exons atgcgACAACGCAGGCTCATAGGTGCTAGGTTTTCTATGTTTGTTTGCGCTGCCTTTTTGGTTTGTTATGTTTTTCTGACCGTGCCAATCGTAGCAACCGACGACGGTGTGTGCCGTAACGACGGATGCAGTTGTCTTGAATCTGACCGGTGCTTGTTTATTCCAGAAAGCGCTTCCGACCGGAAAGGTCCTCTGTCCGAAATGGCCGGTAAATTGTTCGCGTGTGACTTCGAAGTCTTTGGGATTGTACAAG gggttttcttcagaaag TACACGCAAAAGCAGGCTACAAGCTTGGGGCTGAAGGGTTGGTGCATGAATACCCGTGACGGAACCGTCAAAGGGCAAATGGAAGGGGAGGCGAAACCCATGAATGAAAT GAAGCATTGGCTGCAAACGAAAGGAAGTCCCACCAGTCGAATTGATAAGGCTGTGTTTAGTGAAATGAAAGAAATTGCCAAATACTCCTTCAATGACTATTCTATCAAACGCTGA